CAGCTGGTTTTGTGCGTGATATGGTGTGGGACAAGCTGCACCAGTTACCTAACTCTGCGTTTAATGACATTGATGTGATTTATTACTGTCAGCAAGACATAAGCCCCGAGCGTGATCGTCGGCTTGAGCAAGCTCTAGCTCAATCATTAACCCAAGAGTTGGCCCAAGCATTAGTGCAGTCTCCAAGCAACACGTTAACTAAAACACTGCTTGGGGAGAGCACTTGTAATTTACCTTTCTCGGTCAAGAACCAAGCGCGCATGCATATTAGAAACGGTGATGCGCCTTACGCCAGCTGCACCGATGCCATGAGTTATTGGCCTGAGCTGCAAACTGGAGTTGGTGTAAAGCTTGAGCTCGCTTGTTCACTAGACGATTGCCAGCAGACACAAGCACATGTTTCTATCATCCACGCGTTTGATCTGGCGCGCTTATTTGATTTTTCGATCACTCATAACCCGAAGCGAAATCGTGAGTTGTTTACGCGACGGGTGACCACCAAAGGTTGGCTTGAGCGCTATTCAAAGCTCGCAATTTCCACATAGTCCTGTCGTAAAGGCTGACAAGTTTAAAGTCTATTTCGTCTCGCTCAACTGTGTTGTTTCCAACGGTTTTTATTCAATAACTTTAGATTTTTAGGCGTTCTCTCACTTGCTGCAGCGAGTGCACCTCACCATTTACAGTCAAAATTTGATGCGCTTAGGTCTAATCCTAAAGGTTGAATATAGATACTTTATTAACCAAAAGTGGTTGATTTTTAATCTTAAATGCTTGTGTAGAGGTGATCTAGATCAATAAAACGATTACCTCTTTGGTGATAGTGATAGATATTGATCTGTATCAATGTTGTTAAGGATTTTGTCTGGCAGTGTAGCGCCAATTGTTAAGGGTGTTATCGAATTGTTTGTATGTGCGTACAAGAAAAACGCACGGGTTTTAAGCAAATTCAAGGGGATGAATATGAAAACCAAATTAATGACAAAAACACTAGTTGCTGCAGGTCTATTAGCTGCGAGCTTTTCAGGTAGCGCGATTGCTCACCAGGCAGGTGACATCATTGTTCGTGCCGGTGCTGTGCAGGTCAGCCCAAATGATTCAAGTCAGCAAGTAGAAACGCCAGATTTAGGCAACCTAGGCGAGTTCTCAGTAGGTTCAAACACTCAGGTTGGTTTAAATTTCGGTTACATGCTGACTGATAACTTTGGTGTTGAATTACTTGCAGCAACGCCTTTTAGCCACGACATTTCAATTGCTGGAATGAAAGTTGCGGAAACCAAGCACCTACCACCAACCTTGGTTGGCCAATATTACTTCGGCAGTGCTGATTCAAAACTTCGTCCGTATGTGGGAGTCGGTGTTAACTTTACCAACTTCTTTGACACAAAAATCACCAATGATGTTGATGGTCGTTTGTCTAACCTAAGCTTAACTAATTCATGGGGATTAGCGGCGCAAGTGGGTGTTGATTACCAAGTGAGTGATAACTGGCTAGTGAATGGTTCAATCTGGTACGCACAGATCTCAACTGACGCTAATTTCCAATATGCACCTAATGGTGGCGCAACTTCAGTTCCTGTATCAATCGAAACAGACATTAACCCATGGGTTTACATGGTGAGCGTTGGTTATACTTTCTAATCAACTCTTTGGTGTTGAACTAGCGTGAAAACCATAGCGTGAAAACCATAGCGTGAAAACGATAGTGTGAAAGTTAGTTCAACTCACCAATGAAACTAACACCATAAAAGCAAAAACCAGCTGTAATTTCAGCTGGTTTTTTTAGTAATGATTACTTAAAGATATCATTGAGCTTTTCAGCTAGCCTCACGCCAGCTTGGCGTAAACGCAGTTTCACAGTGGGTGTGTGGTCATAAACATACTGGTAGCGTAAATCATCTTCGCCATCGCGGTTTTTTTCAAGCGTGTACGTTGCTTTACGCAGCGCTTTAGATTCATCCGCCCATTCGTAATAGTTTTTACCGTGCCATTGTTTACGCTCTTTTTCTGATATACGGCCGATAAAGCGCGTCATTTCAGTAAAGCTTAAGCCTTGTTGTTCAACTAGCTCAGTGTCCCAAACACTATGTAGGTTAGTGTTCTCGCCAAACCATTTTAGTTTGATTTTATTTCCGCCCCAGTCGTCAGCATAACCAACGTGTAAAGGTTGGTGTATATCGCCGACAAAATGTACGTAAAACGCTAACGCTTGCCACTTTTGCTCAATGGTTGAGTTAGGGTTACGTAGCGCTTTTTCAAACAGTTCCATTGCTGCGATAACATCGCCATGGGGATTGCGCTTAACGGTTTTCCAGGTTTCATGATCATCTATCGACACATAGTGCCAAGGCGCAGCGTGATCCCAGCTGCCACTGGAGCGAATTTCATCACCCCAAGTTGAGACTTCAGCCAGACTTGCACCATCGAGTAGGTCAGTGATCTTCTCATTTACTTCGTCGGTGAGATTCTGCTGGGCTATCTCACCAATGACTCTATGACCTAATTGACCCCAAGCCATAGCATCATGCATTGGCAAAACTAGCGTTAACCCAAAGCTAGTCGCTGCCAACAACTTGTGCAGTTTCATTATTCATCCTATTTAAAATAATTGGTTATTTTTTAGTTTTTATTTTACGGGCGTAAGATTGCAGTTTGACGAATTGAATTTCAATAATTTTTTGTTATCCAAGCTGTAACTTTTTCGTTACGAAAACAACGGGTTTTGGAGGTGATCCATCTGGTATAACCAGTTAGTGATTGAAAAATAAGCGTTAGATCACACTTATGTTGATGGAAAGATACATTGTTGAGCTTGTGTTTATTTCTTGTGAGTAGTTGAAATATTTGTGCAACAAAGTCAGTATACACTCGCTTTCGAGTTTGAGCTTATTAATTAGGGACTTGAGCCCATTACTACTTATAAATTGAGCCAAGCTTAAGCAATTTCCAATTAAAAATAATATTGAATTTGTAAAATTCAGGGGTCTAAAATGTTGAACAAAAAACTAAGTCGCATAGCACTTGCGACTTGCTTTGCCATGGGTGTTGCTCTACCAGCCATGGCAGCCGATACTGCGTCTTCTATTCGCGGTCAAATCACCGGTCCTCAAGGTAATGCTGTTACTGATGCAAAAATTACCATCATGCACGAGCCTACGGGTAAGGTAACTGAAGTTGAAGTAGGCGAAAATGGCCAGTTTCACGTACGTGGTTTACGTGTCGGCGGTCCTTACATTATCAAGGTCGATTCTGACAAATTTGCTGATGAAGTTGAGCAAGGCTTATTCTTAAACGTGGGTGAAACACTTAGTTTCAACCGTTCACTAAATACTACAGAAGCTGCAGATATTGAGCGTATCAACGTAGTTGGTAATGCTGCACTATACCGCAGTGGTAGTTCAAATAGTGATTTTGGCTCTAAAGATATTGAAAACTCTCCAGGTATCAGCCGTGACCTTAAAGATGTAGTACGTCAAAACCCGCTTGCCGTACTTGGTACGGACGGCGTGTCATTAAGTGTTGCTGGTCTAAACCCTCGCTATAACACTTTCGTTGTTGATGGTATTTCGCAAAACGATGATTTCGGCCTTAACTCGAACGGTTACCCAACTCAGCGTTCACCTATTTCAATTGATGCAGTTGAAAGTGTTGCGTTAAACGTAACGCCATATTCAGCGCGTATTGGTGGTTTTACCGGTGCACAGATCAACGCTGTAACCAAGTCTGGTACTAACGAACTATCTGGTACCGTATTTTGGGAAACAACTAACGACAGCATGGCTGGCGATGGTAAAGATCCTAAATCAGGCGAAAAACTAGAGAACGATTTCGAAGAAACGACTTTTGGTGGCACCATTGGCTTCCCATTAATTGAAGACACGTTATTCTTCTTCGGCTCTTACGAGAAATTTGACGCACCTAAATCTGCATTATTCGGCCCTAAAGGCTCAGGTTTTGGAAACGAGTCAAACGTAACTTCTGAAGACTTGCAAAAAGTTCGCGACATCGCGAGCAACGTATATGGGCTAGACACTATTGGTGACTATGACCTGTCTCCTCAAGAAGAAGATGAGAAAGTCCTAGCTAAGATTGACTGGAACATTACTGATGGTCACCGTGCAGCATTCACCTACCAAAAAACCGTTGGTAACCTAACCAACAATATTGCGGAAGACCCTTACGAACTTACGCTTGCAAGTACTTGGTACAATAAAGAAGAAATTCTAGAAGCCTATGCCGGTACACTGTACAGTGACTGGACTGACAGCTTTACTACTGAAATTAAAGTTGCTTACAAAGACACCACTACTAATTCAAATACCATTCAAGACCTAGGTATTGGTGAAGTGTCAGTAAGAACTGATAGCGGTGATATCGTATTCGGTACAGACAAATCTCGCCAAGCTAACCAGTTAAATAACCAAAACCTAGAGTTACGTTTTGTTGGTGATTACTACCTAGGCGATCATGAAATCGGCTTTGGTGCGCAATACAACAACGTTGAAGTATTTAACCTGTTCGCGCAAAACGTAATGGGTACTTGGGCGTTTGACTCTATTGAAGAGTTCGAAAACGGTGAGCCTGGTTCTTTCTATTACTCGAATGCACTATCTGGTAACACACAAGACGTTGCGGCTTCATTTAGCATGAACACCCTAGCGCTGTTTGTTGAAGATAACTGGTACATCACCGATGACCTGCAACTTAACTATGGTATGCGTTACGAAACCATTAGCATGCCTGATGCACCAACATTCAACCAAAATTTCTATGACCGCTATGGTTTTGCTAACAACGGCACATTTGACGGTAAAGATATTTGGTTACCACGTGTAGGTGTAACTTATCAGTTAACTGATGATGTGAAACTGCACGGTGGTGTAGGTCGCTACAGTGGCGGCAGCCCAACAGTTTGGATGTCAAACAGCTACTCAAACGACGGTACTCGTCTGCTAAGTTACAACGGCGGTTGGCAAGATTCTTGGGGAACACCTGATTTTGGTAACGTACCAAGCGAAGCACAAGACGGCTTAGTAGGTGGTGACGGTAATACTAACTCATTGGATCCTAACTTTGAGCTACCTTCAGACTGGCGCGCAAGTATCGGTTTTGACTCTACTTGGGACTTTGGAGCATTAGGTGAAGACTGGTTTGTTGGTGGTGAGTTCCTATACATCCAACGTGAAAACGATGTTGCATGGAAAGACTTAGCACGTCGTTACGTAAAGACAGACGACACTGGTCGTGTTATCTACGAGACTTGGGATCCATTAGCTAACGATGGTGCAGGTGGTAATACTGAGCGCTATGACCTAATGCTAACCAATGCTGAAGAAGATGGTAAGAGCACAACACTCGCCCTAACACTTGCTAAAGAGTGGGATATGGGTATGAGCATGCGTGCAACTTACACCTACAACTCAGTTGAAGAAGGTAACCAAGGTTCTTCGTCTACAGCAACATCTAACTACCAATACACACCTGTTCAGTATGACCGAAACGGCACGACTATGGGCACTGGTCAATACGAAACGCCACACCGTTTCACGTTGACTTTAGGTTACGAGACAGAGTTTGTTGAAGGTTATGCATC
This DNA window, taken from Shewanella maritima, encodes the following:
- a CDS encoding TonB-dependent receptor; protein product: MLNKKLSRIALATCFAMGVALPAMAADTASSIRGQITGPQGNAVTDAKITIMHEPTGKVTEVEVGENGQFHVRGLRVGGPYIIKVDSDKFADEVEQGLFLNVGETLSFNRSLNTTEAADIERINVVGNAALYRSGSSNSDFGSKDIENSPGISRDLKDVVRQNPLAVLGTDGVSLSVAGLNPRYNTFVVDGISQNDDFGLNSNGYPTQRSPISIDAVESVALNVTPYSARIGGFTGAQINAVTKSGTNELSGTVFWETTNDSMAGDGKDPKSGEKLENDFEETTFGGTIGFPLIEDTLFFFGSYEKFDAPKSALFGPKGSGFGNESNVTSEDLQKVRDIASNVYGLDTIGDYDLSPQEEDEKVLAKIDWNITDGHRAAFTYQKTVGNLTNNIAEDPYELTLASTWYNKEEILEAYAGTLYSDWTDSFTTEIKVAYKDTTTNSNTIQDLGIGEVSVRTDSGDIVFGTDKSRQANQLNNQNLELRFVGDYYLGDHEIGFGAQYNNVEVFNLFAQNVMGTWAFDSIEEFENGEPGSFYYSNALSGNTQDVAASFSMNTLALFVEDNWYITDDLQLNYGMRYETISMPDAPTFNQNFYDRYGFANNGTFDGKDIWLPRVGVTYQLTDDVKLHGGVGRYSGGSPTVWMSNSYSNDGTRLLSYNGGWQDSWGTPDFGNVPSEAQDGLVGGDGNTNSLDPNFELPSDWRASIGFDSTWDFGALGEDWFVGGEFLYIQRENDVAWKDLARRYVKTDDTGRVIYETWDPLANDGAGGNTERYDLMLTNAEEDGKSTTLALTLAKEWDMGMSMRATYTYNSVEEGNQGSSSTATSNYQYTPVQYDRNGTTMGTGQYETPHRFTLTLGYETEFVEGYASNFNMFYEAREGRPLTWVLGSYRDYGFGDQSTFGNSSYYLPYIPTGADDANVEYSGGLTYEEFKKVLDEVGLSQYAGGIAPKGTDNQPWIHTLDFRFSQELPGFTKEHKGIFYFDVKNVLNLLNDDWGRVTYQSYGSKKLVDHNYNPDTGVYTYSVPYGQDGLETDNYNTYDIQKSVWQLKVGVKYKF
- the ompW gene encoding outer membrane protein OmpW, with amino-acid sequence MKTKLMTKTLVAAGLLAASFSGSAIAHQAGDIIVRAGAVQVSPNDSSQQVETPDLGNLGEFSVGSNTQVGLNFGYMLTDNFGVELLAATPFSHDISIAGMKVAETKHLPPTLVGQYYFGSADSKLRPYVGVGVNFTNFFDTKITNDVDGRLSNLSLTNSWGLAAQVGVDYQVSDNWLVNGSIWYAQISTDANFQYAPNGGATSVPVSIETDINPWVYMVSVGYTF
- a CDS encoding nucleotidyltransferase family protein; this translates as MTHNEQYRAQICQWLLEDESRLQALKMCAQLFAQLGIEDWCIAAGFVRDMVWDKLHQLPNSAFNDIDVIYYCQQDISPERDRRLEQALAQSLTQELAQALVQSPSNTLTKTLLGESTCNLPFSVKNQARMHIRNGDAPYASCTDAMSYWPELQTGVGVKLELACSLDDCQQTQAHVSIIHAFDLARLFDFSITHNPKRNRELFTRRVTTKGWLERYSKLAIST
- a CDS encoding S1/P1 nuclease; the encoded protein is MKLHKLLAATSFGLTLVLPMHDAMAWGQLGHRVIGEIAQQNLTDEVNEKITDLLDGASLAEVSTWGDEIRSSGSWDHAAPWHYVSIDDHETWKTVKRNPHGDVIAAMELFEKALRNPNSTIEQKWQALAFYVHFVGDIHQPLHVGYADDWGGNKIKLKWFGENTNLHSVWDTELVEQQGLSFTEMTRFIGRISEKERKQWHGKNYYEWADESKALRKATYTLEKNRDGEDDLRYQYVYDHTPTVKLRLRQAGVRLAEKLNDIFK